A genomic segment from Spinacia oleracea cultivar Varoflay chromosome 3, BTI_SOV_V1, whole genome shotgun sequence encodes:
- the LOC110786139 gene encoding transcription factor TGA4 yields the protein MNSPTAQFVVSRRMNLYEPLHQISSWVDSFRDDGFPNVSPSTVVEVNERLDSLSEDTSSHGGQAPSNRYDQEASKPVEKVQRRLAQNREAARKSRLRKKAYIQQLELSRSKLMQMEQELERVRQQGMYVGGGIDPVPFSATVNSGIVAFEMEYGHWVEEQNKQICELRNALNTHITDVELRILVDGGMKHYFDLFQLKAGAAKADVFYLMSGMWKTSAERFFLWIGGFRPSELLKVLGPQLDPLTDQQVMDVYNLKQSCEQAEEALSQGMDKLQQTLAETVGTDRLGEGIYTSEMANNAIEKLEALVSFVNQADHLRRETLQQMHRILTVRQAARGLLALGEYFQRLRALSSLWCSRPRQPT from the exons ATGAATTCGCCAACTGCCCAATTTGTCGTGTCAAGAAGGATGAATCTATACGAGCCTCTTCACCAAATTAGTTCGTGGGTCGACAGTTTCAGAGATGATGGCTTTCCGAATGTGTCTCCATCCACTGTTGTAGAAGTAAATGAGAGACTAGACAGCCTG TCAGAGGATACTTCATCACACGGAGGACAGGCCCCTTCAAACAGATATGACCAGGAAGCATCTAAACCTGTTGAAAAG GTACAAAGACGTCTTGCACAAAATCGTGAGGCTGCTCGCAAAAGCCGCTTGCGGAAAAAG GCCTATATTCAGCAGTTAGAGTTGAGTCGTTCAAAATTGATGCAAATGGAACAAGAGCTTGAACGAGTGAGACAACAG GGAATGTATGTTGGAGGTGGGATTGATCCTGTTCCTTTTTCTGCAACTGTAAATTCAG GAATTGTTGCATTTGAGATGGAGTATGGACATTGGGTTGAAGAACAGAATAAACAGATTTGTGAGCTTAGGAATGCATTGAATACACATATAACCGATGTAGAGCTTCGGATTTTGGTAGATGGCGGCATGAAACACTATTTTGATCTTTTCCAGTTGAAGGCTGGTGCAGCAAAGGCCGATGTATTTTATCTCATGTCTGGCATGTGGAAAACATCAGCTGAGCGTTTTTTCTTGTGGATAGGAGGGTTTCGTCCATCGGAATTATTAAAG GTACTTGGGCCACAACTGGACCCCTTGACAGATCAGCAAGTGATGGATGTGTATAACCTGAAACAATCTTGTGAGCAAGCAGAAGAAGCACTGTCTCAGGGAATGGATAAACTCCAGCAGACTCTGGCTGAAACTGTAGGAACAGATCGTTTGGGAGAAGGGATTTACACTTCAGAAATGGCTAATAATGCAATCGAGAAACTTGAAGCTCTAGTGAGCTTTGTAAACCAG GCAGATCATCTTCGACGAGAGACTCTGCAGCAAATGCACCGGATCCTGACTGTACGCCAAGCAGCTCGTGGTTTATTAGCACTAGGAGAGTACTTCCAGCGTCTAAGGGCTCTAAGCTCCCTTTGGTGTAGTCGTCCTCGCCAGCCAACTTAA